In Oryza sativa Japonica Group chromosome 3, ASM3414082v1, one DNA window encodes the following:
- the LOC4334068 gene encoding protein transport protein SEC23 G isoform X2 produces MDFAELEAVEGLRWPWHAWPPTASAAASLVVPTSVLCTPLHPAAPDLLPLLPYAPLRCGGGGGGGGCGAALNPFSRVHHATARWACPFCGASANPFPRLLAPDALPAELFPTHSSVEYALPPDAAEAGGGPGPPSVVFVVDAATSGPELAALKAEVLRVVQGLPEGVRVALVSFAASVWVHDLGFEGCTRVVVMNGERELESEKIQEFLGVRDARYNKLAMPRSTKVQRFLLPVSECEFNITSAIEDLRSMSACPRGHRPLRATGAAISTAVALLEGCCSPNAGGRIMVFTSGPTTVGPGLVVETDLGKAIRSHRDIFNGNAPLIDKAREFYKKVANRLTAHALVLDLFACSLDQVGAAELRYPIEVSGGLMVHTESFESEQFKACLRHIFNREGVGYLNMNFNATIEIVTSREVKICGALGPCISLHRKNSSVSDKEIGEGGTNYWKMSTVDSKTCIVFFFRVDCSHNTEPPTVFFIQFMTRYRHGDGSYRLRVTTVARRWAGPRSPEIAAGFDQEAAAAVMARLAVHRAETYHVRDVIRWLDKMLIRFTAKFGNYVPEDPSTFRLSTNFSLYPQFMYYLRRSQFIDVFNSSPDETAFFRLMLNREGVVGSLIMIQPTLFQYSFDGPPIPVLLDVSSISPDVILLFDSYFYIVIHYGSKIAQWRKLGYHKDPNHENLRKLLEAPEVDAEALLVDRFPVPKLIKCDQHGSQARFLLARLNPSVTQKTQLSDGSEVIFTDDVSLQVFIEHLQELAVQG; encoded by the exons ATGGACTTCGCGGagctggaggcggtggagggCCTCCGGTGGCCGTGGCACGCGTGGCCGccgaccgcctccgccgccgcgtcgctcgtCGTCCCGACCTCCGTCCTCTGCACGCCGCTGCACCCGGCGGCGCCcgacctcctcccgctcctcccctacgcgccgctccgctgcggcggcggcggaggagggggagggtgcggcgcggcgctcaACCCGTTCTCGCGTGTCCACCACGCCACAGCGCGGTGGGCGTGCCCGTTCTGCGGCGCGTCGGCCAACCCGTTCCCGCGCCTCCTCGCCCCCGACGCGCTCCCCGCCGAGCTCTTCCCGACCCACTCCAGCGTCGAGTACGCGCtgccgccggacgccgccgaggccggcggcgggccggGCCCTCCGTCCGTCGTGTTCGTCGTCGACGCGGCCACCTCGGGGCCAGAGCTCGCCGCGCTCAAGGCGGAGGTGCTCAGGGTCGTGCAGGGGCTGCCCGAGGGGGTCAGGgtcgcgctcgtctccttcgcGGCGTCGGTGTGGGTGCACGATCTCGGCTTCGAGGGGTGCACCAGGGTGGTGGTGATGAACGGGGAGCGCGAGCTCGAGTCGGAGAAG ATACAGGAATTTCTAGGTGTTCGTGATGCTCGATACAATAAGTTGGCTATGCCAAGGTCCACTAAAGTGCAGAGATTTTTGCTGCCTGTTTCTGAATGTGAATTTAACATCACATCTGCGATAGAAGACCTGAGATCCATGTCTGCTTGCCCACGTGGGCATCGCCCTTTAAGAGCCACTGGTGCTGCTATTTCCACAGCTGTTGCTCTTCTAGAAGGTTGTTGTTCACCTAATGCCGGAGGTCGGATCATGGTCTTCACATCTGGTCCCACAACAGTTGGTCCAGGGCTTGTGGTGGAAACCGATCTCGGGAAAGCAATTCGTTCTCATCGCGACATTTTCAATGGCAATGCTCCTCTCATTGACAAAGCCCGAGaattctataagaaagttgcaAACAGGTTAACAGCTCATGCATTAGTTCTTGATCTATTTGCTTGTTCTCTAGATCAGGTTGGGGCTGCGGAGCTGAGATACCCAATTGAAGTGTCTGGGGGCTTAATGGTGCATACAGAATCATTTGAGTCTGAGCAGTTCAAAGCCTGTTTAAGACACATATTCAATCGTGAGGGTGTTGGTTACCTTAACATGAACTTTAATGCAACAATTGAGATAGTAACATCAAGGGAGGTGAAAATTTGTGGTGCCCTTGGTCCCTGCATCTCTCTTCACAGGAAAAACAGCTCTGTTAGTGATAAAGAAATTGGGGAGGGTGGGACAAACTATTGGAAAATGAGTACAGTGGACAGCAAAACCTGCATCGTGTTCTTCTTCCGAGTGGACTGTAGCCATAATACTGAGCCCCCAACTGTCTTCTTTATTCAGTTCATGACGAGGTACCGGCATGGTGATGGTAGCTATCGCCTAAGAGTAACAACTGTTGCGAGAAGATGGGCTGGACCTCGTTCTCCTGAGATTGCAGCAGGGTTTGATCAAGAAGCTGCTGCAGCTGTTATGGCCAGGCTTGCCGTGCACAGGGCAGAGACATACCATGTTAGAGATGTGATAAGATGGCTTGATAAGATGCTTATTCGCTTTACTGCCAAGTTTGGGAACTATGTCCCTGAAGATCCATCTACATTCCGGCTGTCAACTAACTTCTCGCTGTATCCCCAATTCATGTACTACCTGCGGAGGTCACAGTTCATTGATGTTTTCAATAGCTCCCCTGACGAAACTGCTTTCTTTCGGTTGATGTTGAATAGGGAAGGAGTTGTGGGGTCCCTAATCATGATCCAGCCAACTTTATTCCAGTACTCGTTTGATGGCCCACCTATTCCTGTGTTGCTAGATGTCAGCTCCATCTCTCCCGATGTCATTTTACTATTTGATTCATACTTCTATATTGTTATTCATTATGGCTCAAAGATTGCTCAATGGAGGAAACTTGGCTATCATAAGGACCCAAATCATGAAAATTTGCGGAAGCTGCTTGAAGCCCCAGAAGTTGATGCGGAGGCACTATTGGTAGACCGTTTCCCAGTGCCAAAACTCATAAAATGTGATCAGCATGGGAGCCAGGCCAGGTTTCTTCTAGCTCGGTTGAATCCATCTGTGACACAGAAAACACAGCTTTCAGATGGTTCTGAAGTCATATTCACCGACGATGTTAGTTTGCAAGTTTTTATTGAACACTTGCAGGAGCTGGCTGTTCAGGGTTAG
- the LOC4334069 gene encoding auxin-responsive protein IAA13 gives MAGADVDVGTELRLGLPGGGGGAAEAAAKAAKRGFEETIDLKLKLPTAGMEEAAAGKAEAPAAEKAKRPAEAAAADAEKPPAPKAQAVGWPPVRSFRRNIMTVQSVKSKKEEEADKQQQQPAANASGSNSSAFVKVSMDGAPYLRKVDLKMYNSYKDLSLALQKMFGTFTATGNNMNEVNGSDAVTTYEDKDGDWMLVGDVPWQMFVESCKRLRIMKGSEAIGLAPRAKDKYKNKS, from the exons atGGCCGGCGCCGACGTGGACGTCGGGACGGAGCTCCGGCTGGGGCTgcccggaggtggcggcggcgccgccgaggcggcggccaaggccgcGAAGAGGGGCTTCGAGGAGACCATTGACCTGAAGCTGAAGCTGCCCACCGCCGGcatggaggaggccgccgccggcaaggcGGAGGCGCCGGCCGCCGAGAAGGCCAAGAGGccggcggaggccgccgccgccgacgccgagaagcCACCTGCTCCCAA GGCGCAGGCAGTGGGTTGGCCACCAGTTCGGTCGTTCCGCAGGAACATCATGACCGTCCAGTCAGTGAAGAGCAAGAAGGAAGAGGAAGCtgacaagcagcagcagcagcccgcTGCCAATGCCAGCGGCAGCAACAGCTCTGCCTTCGTGAAGGTCAGCATGGACGGGGCACCCTACCTGCGCAAGGTGGACCTGAAGATGTACAACAGCTACAAGGACCTCTCCCTTGCTCTGCAGAAGATGTTCGGCACCTTCACCGCAACTG GGAACAATATGAATGAGGTGAATGGCTCTGATGCTGTTACAACTTATGAAGACAAGGATGGTGACTGGATGCTTGTTGGAGATGTCCCGTGGCA GATGTTTGTCGAGTCATGCAAACGCTTGAGGATCATGAAGGGTTCCGAAGCCATTGGTCTTG CACCAAGAGCAAAGGACAAGTACAAGAACAAGAGCTGA
- the LOC4334068 gene encoding protein transport protein SEC23 G isoform X1 — MDFAELEAVEGLRWPWHAWPPTASAAASLVVPTSVLCTPLHPAAPDLLPLLPYAPLRCGGGGGGGGCGAALNPFSRVHHATARWACPFCGASANPFPRLLAPDALPAELFPTHSSVEYALPPDAAEAGGGPGPPSVVFVVDAATSGPELAALKAEVLRVVQGLPEGVRVALVSFAASVWVHDLGFEGCTRVVVMNGERELESEKIQEFLGVRDARYNKLAMPRSTKVQRFLLPVSECEFNITSAIEDLRSMSACPRGHRPLRATGAAISTAVALLEGCCSPNAGGRIMVFTSGPTTVGPGLVVETDLGKAIRSHRDIFNGNAPLIDKAREFYKKVANRLTAHALVLDLFACSLDQVGAAELRYPIEVSGGLMVHTESFESEQFKACLRHIFNREGVGYLNMNFNATIEIVTSREVKICGALGPCISLHRKNSSVSDKEIGEGGTNYWKMSTVDSKTCIVFFFRVDCSHNTEPPTVFFIQFMTRYRHGDGSYRLRVTTVARRWAGPRSPEIAAGFDQEAAAAVMARLAVHRAETYHVRDVIRWLDKMLIRFTAKFGNYVPEDPSTFRLSTNFSLYPQFMYYLRRSQFIDVFNSSPDETAFFRLMLNREGVVGSLIMIQPTLFQYSFDGPPIPVLLDVSSISPDVILLFDSYFYIVIHYGSKIAQWRKLGYHKDPNHENLRKLLEAPEVDAEALLVDRFPVPKLIKCDQHGSQARFLLARLNPSVTQKTQLSDGSEVIFTDDVSLQVFIEHLQELAVQGLMDHVDCLYVTFWSSVILKVPGELYCLEGWDLLELLYISPAPV; from the exons ATGGACTTCGCGGagctggaggcggtggagggCCTCCGGTGGCCGTGGCACGCGTGGCCGccgaccgcctccgccgccgcgtcgctcgtCGTCCCGACCTCCGTCCTCTGCACGCCGCTGCACCCGGCGGCGCCcgacctcctcccgctcctcccctacgcgccgctccgctgcggcggcggcggaggagggggagggtgcggcgcggcgctcaACCCGTTCTCGCGTGTCCACCACGCCACAGCGCGGTGGGCGTGCCCGTTCTGCGGCGCGTCGGCCAACCCGTTCCCGCGCCTCCTCGCCCCCGACGCGCTCCCCGCCGAGCTCTTCCCGACCCACTCCAGCGTCGAGTACGCGCtgccgccggacgccgccgaggccggcggcgggccggGCCCTCCGTCCGTCGTGTTCGTCGTCGACGCGGCCACCTCGGGGCCAGAGCTCGCCGCGCTCAAGGCGGAGGTGCTCAGGGTCGTGCAGGGGCTGCCCGAGGGGGTCAGGgtcgcgctcgtctccttcgcGGCGTCGGTGTGGGTGCACGATCTCGGCTTCGAGGGGTGCACCAGGGTGGTGGTGATGAACGGGGAGCGCGAGCTCGAGTCGGAGAAG ATACAGGAATTTCTAGGTGTTCGTGATGCTCGATACAATAAGTTGGCTATGCCAAGGTCCACTAAAGTGCAGAGATTTTTGCTGCCTGTTTCTGAATGTGAATTTAACATCACATCTGCGATAGAAGACCTGAGATCCATGTCTGCTTGCCCACGTGGGCATCGCCCTTTAAGAGCCACTGGTGCTGCTATTTCCACAGCTGTTGCTCTTCTAGAAGGTTGTTGTTCACCTAATGCCGGAGGTCGGATCATGGTCTTCACATCTGGTCCCACAACAGTTGGTCCAGGGCTTGTGGTGGAAACCGATCTCGGGAAAGCAATTCGTTCTCATCGCGACATTTTCAATGGCAATGCTCCTCTCATTGACAAAGCCCGAGaattctataagaaagttgcaAACAGGTTAACAGCTCATGCATTAGTTCTTGATCTATTTGCTTGTTCTCTAGATCAGGTTGGGGCTGCGGAGCTGAGATACCCAATTGAAGTGTCTGGGGGCTTAATGGTGCATACAGAATCATTTGAGTCTGAGCAGTTCAAAGCCTGTTTAAGACACATATTCAATCGTGAGGGTGTTGGTTACCTTAACATGAACTTTAATGCAACAATTGAGATAGTAACATCAAGGGAGGTGAAAATTTGTGGTGCCCTTGGTCCCTGCATCTCTCTTCACAGGAAAAACAGCTCTGTTAGTGATAAAGAAATTGGGGAGGGTGGGACAAACTATTGGAAAATGAGTACAGTGGACAGCAAAACCTGCATCGTGTTCTTCTTCCGAGTGGACTGTAGCCATAATACTGAGCCCCCAACTGTCTTCTTTATTCAGTTCATGACGAGGTACCGGCATGGTGATGGTAGCTATCGCCTAAGAGTAACAACTGTTGCGAGAAGATGGGCTGGACCTCGTTCTCCTGAGATTGCAGCAGGGTTTGATCAAGAAGCTGCTGCAGCTGTTATGGCCAGGCTTGCCGTGCACAGGGCAGAGACATACCATGTTAGAGATGTGATAAGATGGCTTGATAAGATGCTTATTCGCTTTACTGCCAAGTTTGGGAACTATGTCCCTGAAGATCCATCTACATTCCGGCTGTCAACTAACTTCTCGCTGTATCCCCAATTCATGTACTACCTGCGGAGGTCACAGTTCATTGATGTTTTCAATAGCTCCCCTGACGAAACTGCTTTCTTTCGGTTGATGTTGAATAGGGAAGGAGTTGTGGGGTCCCTAATCATGATCCAGCCAACTTTATTCCAGTACTCGTTTGATGGCCCACCTATTCCTGTGTTGCTAGATGTCAGCTCCATCTCTCCCGATGTCATTTTACTATTTGATTCATACTTCTATATTGTTATTCATTATGGCTCAAAGATTGCTCAATGGAGGAAACTTGGCTATCATAAGGACCCAAATCATGAAAATTTGCGGAAGCTGCTTGAAGCCCCAGAAGTTGATGCGGAGGCACTATTGGTAGACCGTTTCCCAGTGCCAAAACTCATAAAATGTGATCAGCATGGGAGCCAGGCCAGGTTTCTTCTAGCTCGGTTGAATCCATCTGTGACACAGAAAACACAGCTTTCAGATGGTTCTGAAGTCATATTCACCGACGATGTTAGTTTGCAAGTTTTTATTGAACACTTGCAGGAGCTGGCTGTTCAGG GATTGATGGATCATGTGGACTGTTTATATGTTACTTTCTGGTCTTCTGTTATCTTGAAAGTTCCGGGAGAGCTTTACTGCTTGGAAGGATGGGATCTCCTCGAGTTGTTGTACATTTCACCAGCTCCAGTTTGA